A region of Marnyiella aurantia DNA encodes the following proteins:
- the infB gene encoding translation initiation factor IF-2 produces MPKIRLNKALKEFNISMSRLVEFLQGQGFAVDENPNAQLDEAAYGALKAEFMKDSEQRKASHEVVMAKVPEEKLVIEEKAPEVIKARAAVRPETRILGKIDLNPKKAEVPAETPAPVPEVPVQKEEPKVESPSVVEKQEFKILDKIDLSQIETGKPRSSKKEQPKPEPAKSAAEVKETPKAAEAPAPEVPVAQTPKPAETATPAIPAIQESENLGDNKIETVYQKLDGPKILKQTVDLSQFNKPKSQGANSAAAKKKRKRIEKPNPTGGTAQSGTAGSGGQGNRPGGQGNRPAGNRPPQQGGNKPGGSRRGADRVMPVELTDEQVKNQIRETLEKLTNKGGKSKGSKYRKEKRTYRREQDELQEQIDAADRTLKVTEFITVGELASLMNVSPTEVISACFSLGVMVTMNQRLEADTLLLVADEFGYKIEFSDADIEESAADEEIDAEEDLVARAPIVTVMGHVDHGKTSLLDYVRKTNVIAGESGGITQHIGAYNVQLENGQKITFLDTPGHEAFTAMRARGAQVTDIAIIVIAADDDVMPQTKEAISHSQAAGVPMIIALNKVDKPSSNPDNVRQQLSGMNILVEEWGGNVQSQEVSAKFGNNMDALLEKVLLQAEILELKANPNKNAQGVVIEASLDKGRGYVATILVQSGTLKVGDYVLAGKNHGKVKAMLDERGKPMETAGPSMPVTILGLDGAPGAGDKFRVFDDEGEAKTIATKREQLQRELSIRTKKHTTLEELGRRIALGEFKELNIILKGDVDGSVEALSDQLQRLSTEEISINILHQGVGPITESDVNLATASDAIIIGFNVRAGANAKELADKEEIEIRTYSVIYAAIEEVKEAMEGMLSPEIKEQVIGNVEIREVFKISKVGSIAGCMVLSGKVGRNSKIRLLRDGIVKFDGELESLKRFKDDVKEVTKGYECGLNLKGYNDIEVGDILEVYEEVAVKKKLK; encoded by the coding sequence ATGCCAAAAATTAGATTAAATAAAGCGTTAAAGGAATTCAATATTTCAATGTCGAGACTTGTGGAGTTTCTGCAGGGGCAAGGCTTTGCGGTAGATGAAAATCCGAACGCTCAACTGGATGAAGCGGCATATGGGGCACTGAAGGCAGAATTCATGAAGGACAGTGAGCAGCGGAAAGCTTCACACGAGGTAGTTATGGCTAAGGTTCCTGAAGAGAAGCTGGTCATTGAAGAAAAAGCACCTGAAGTGATAAAAGCAAGAGCTGCCGTCAGACCCGAAACGAGAATTTTAGGAAAGATTGATCTCAATCCTAAAAAAGCAGAAGTTCCGGCAGAAACGCCGGCACCTGTTCCGGAAGTACCGGTACAGAAGGAGGAACCTAAAGTGGAATCTCCGTCTGTCGTGGAAAAGCAGGAATTTAAGATTCTGGATAAAATAGATTTATCTCAAATCGAGACAGGAAAACCGCGTTCATCCAAAAAGGAGCAGCCAAAACCTGAACCTGCCAAGTCGGCAGCGGAAGTGAAAGAAACTCCAAAAGCAGCTGAAGCGCCTGCACCCGAAGTTCCCGTTGCACAAACGCCAAAACCAGCAGAAACTGCAACACCTGCTATTCCAGCCATTCAGGAATCTGAAAATTTGGGAGATAATAAAATCGAAACCGTATACCAGAAACTTGACGGTCCTAAAATATTGAAGCAAACTGTGGACCTGTCCCAGTTTAATAAGCCTAAATCTCAGGGAGCGAACAGCGCCGCTGCGAAAAAGAAGAGGAAACGTATCGAGAAACCAAATCCAACTGGTGGTACAGCGCAGTCCGGTACTGCCGGCTCCGGTGGTCAGGGTAACAGACCTGGTGGTCAGGGTAACCGTCCCGCAGGCAACCGACCTCCACAGCAGGGAGGCAACAAGCCTGGCGGTTCCAGACGTGGGGCAGACCGTGTGATGCCGGTAGAACTTACCGATGAGCAGGTTAAAAATCAAATACGAGAGACTCTGGAGAAACTGACCAACAAAGGGGGTAAATCCAAAGGTTCAAAATACAGAAAAGAAAAGCGTACCTACAGAAGAGAGCAGGACGAACTGCAGGAACAAATCGATGCTGCAGACCGGACCTTGAAGGTTACAGAATTTATTACAGTGGGCGAACTGGCCAGCTTAATGAATGTGAGTCCTACTGAAGTGATCTCAGCCTGCTTCTCCCTCGGAGTTATGGTTACCATGAACCAGCGTCTGGAAGCAGATACGCTGCTTCTTGTAGCAGATGAGTTTGGTTATAAGATCGAATTTTCCGACGCAGATATTGAAGAGTCTGCTGCAGATGAAGAAATCGATGCTGAAGAGGATCTGGTAGCCCGCGCACCAATTGTGACCGTAATGGGTCACGTAGACCACGGTAAGACATCGCTTCTGGATTACGTAAGAAAAACCAATGTAATCGCTGGTGAATCCGGTGGTATTACTCAGCACATCGGTGCCTACAATGTTCAACTCGAAAACGGACAGAAAATTACATTCCTGGATACTCCTGGTCACGAAGCGTTTACCGCGATGAGAGCCAGAGGAGCACAGGTTACCGATATTGCAATTATCGTGATTGCAGCGGATGATGATGTAATGCCACAGACGAAAGAAGCAATTTCTCACTCGCAGGCTGCCGGTGTACCTATGATTATCGCCCTGAACAAGGTTGATAAGCCAAGCTCTAATCCGGATAATGTTCGCCAGCAACTTTCCGGTATGAATATCCTCGTAGAAGAGTGGGGTGGTAATGTACAGTCTCAGGAAGTTTCTGCTAAATTCGGTAATAACATGGATGCACTGTTGGAGAAAGTTCTTCTGCAGGCAGAAATTCTGGAACTTAAAGCCAATCCTAATAAAAATGCACAGGGAGTTGTTATTGAAGCGTCCCTGGATAAAGGTCGCGGTTATGTAGCAACCATTCTTGTACAAAGTGGAACACTTAAGGTGGGAGATTACGTTCTTGCCGGTAAAAACCACGGTAAGGTAAAAGCGATGCTTGATGAAAGAGGAAAGCCAATGGAAACTGCAGGACCTTCAATGCCTGTAACTATCCTTGGTCTTGACGGAGCACCTGGAGCCGGAGATAAGTTCAGGGTATTTGATGATGAAGGTGAGGCGAAAACTATTGCTACCAAGCGTGAGCAGCTTCAGCGTGAACTTTCTATCCGTACCAAAAAGCATACAACACTTGAAGAACTCGGCAGACGTATTGCTCTGGGTGAATTCAAGGAACTTAATATTATTCTGAAAGGAGACGTGGATGGTTCTGTGGAAGCGCTTTCAGATCAGCTGCAGCGTCTTTCAACTGAGGAAATCAGTATTAATATACTTCATCAGGGCGTTGGACCTATAACGGAATCCGATGTAAACCTTGCTACGGCATCAGATGCGATTATCATAGGATTTAATGTTCGTGCAGGAGCAAATGCCAAAGAGCTTGCAGATAAGGAGGAAATTGAAATCCGTACTTACTCTGTTATCTACGCCGCAATCGAAGAAGTTAAAGAGGCCATGGAAGGTATGCTTTCGCCGGAAATTAAAGAGCAGGTCATTGGTAATGTAGAGATCCGCGAGGTATTTAAGATCTCCAAGGTTGGCAGCATTGCCGGTTGTATGGTTCTTAGCGGTAAAGTAGGAAGGAATTCCAAGATACGCTTACTGCGCGACGGAATTGTTAAGTTCGACGGCGAGCTTGAAAGTTTGAAGCGTTTTAAAGATGATGTGAAAGAAGTAACCAAAGGTTACGAATGCGGACTGAATCTAAAAGGTTATAACGATATAGAGGTGGGAGATATTCTTGAGGTTTACGAGGAAGTTGCCGTGAAAAAGAAGCTAAAATAA
- a CDS encoding S8 family serine peptidase, protein MKNKALYTLLLMVPLFSFSQTKEEREKIASFSNKEANTVLGKQLHEEEVARKARVEAYLKNNPNVERVFIDAKMNKTEILDVLPNGELIYAKTHNAGAATTARATSLYDGGNLGLNIQGQNMIAGVWDGGSARNSHQEFMVNSASKVTIMDGGTEDDHATHVAGTIAAQGIVSNARGVAFNASINSYDWTADLSEMLTAAANGLLMSNHSYGIGSLGSIWFYGAYDSRARQIDNITFNNPYYLPVVSAGNDRGETTAPGSTQNAAKAGYDLIFGHGNAKNALTVAAVGQVLNYTGASSVPMSSFSSWGPSDDGRIKPEISMKGVNVRSTLDTNDTAYGFMSGTSMASPGVTGVITLLQQYHNQLYASYMKSATTKGLILHTADEAGDFTGPDYQFGWGLINAESAAKVIRDKNLPTNRSVIEELSLGNGTTYTKTITATGSEPLKVSISWTDPAFSGHNTGVVDPSTKYLVNDLDVKVTNAAGTVYYPWKLQGMAAYYDSPTNNSTNDTDVFERVDIENPSGLYTITVTHKGTLSANQNFTLIASSNNLSTLNVNDMQDVNEQIHFYPNPAKDFLYINNSNSVEATVTILDMAGRLVSKQTTRNGKISVSELVNGNYMLIYIDTKGREISHRFVKSS, encoded by the coding sequence ATGAAAAATAAAGCTTTATATACGCTTTTGTTAATGGTTCCGTTATTTTCTTTCTCTCAGACAAAGGAAGAAAGAGAAAAAATTGCCTCATTCTCTAATAAAGAAGCTAATACGGTATTAGGAAAACAGTTGCACGAGGAGGAAGTTGCGAGAAAAGCCAGAGTGGAAGCCTATCTTAAGAATAATCCTAATGTTGAAAGAGTATTCATAGATGCCAAAATGAATAAAACTGAAATACTGGATGTCCTTCCAAACGGCGAATTAATTTACGCTAAAACACACAATGCAGGAGCTGCAACTACTGCAAGAGCTACCAGTTTATATGATGGTGGAAATTTAGGATTGAATATTCAGGGTCAAAATATGATTGCCGGTGTCTGGGATGGGGGCAGTGCCAGAAATTCTCATCAGGAATTTATGGTTAACTCGGCTTCCAAAGTCACGATAATGGATGGTGGAACTGAGGACGACCATGCTACCCATGTCGCAGGGACAATTGCTGCACAGGGAATTGTTTCTAATGCACGGGGTGTTGCTTTTAACGCTTCGATTAACTCTTATGATTGGACTGCTGATTTATCCGAAATGCTTACCGCAGCTGCAAATGGCTTACTAATGTCTAACCATTCATATGGAATAGGTTCGCTGGGTAGTATCTGGTTTTACGGAGCATATGATTCGCGCGCTAGACAGATTGATAATATTACATTTAATAACCCCTACTATTTGCCAGTTGTTTCTGCAGGTAATGATCGCGGAGAAACAACTGCTCCAGGTTCTACTCAAAATGCGGCGAAAGCTGGATATGACTTAATCTTTGGACATGGGAATGCCAAAAATGCACTTACGGTCGCGGCTGTGGGGCAAGTCTTAAATTATACTGGAGCGTCAAGTGTTCCAATGTCCAGTTTTAGCAGTTGGGGCCCTTCCGACGATGGAAGAATTAAGCCCGAAATTTCCATGAAAGGTGTTAATGTTAGGTCAACCCTAGATACCAACGATACTGCTTACGGGTTTATGTCAGGAACATCGATGGCTTCCCCTGGCGTTACTGGTGTAATAACTCTCTTACAACAGTATCATAATCAACTTTACGCGTCGTATATGAAATCTGCAACTACGAAAGGACTTATTTTACACACCGCTGATGAAGCTGGAGATTTCACTGGTCCCGACTATCAATTTGGATGGGGTCTTATTAATGCCGAAAGCGCTGCTAAAGTAATTAGAGATAAAAATCTGCCTACGAACAGAAGTGTTATAGAAGAATTGTCTTTGGGAAATGGGACTACTTACACAAAAACTATTACAGCAACAGGTAGCGAACCTCTAAAGGTGTCAATTTCTTGGACCGATCCTGCGTTTTCCGGTCATAATACTGGAGTAGTTGATCCTAGCACAAAATATCTGGTAAATGACTTGGATGTCAAAGTAACAAATGCAGCGGGTACAGTTTATTATCCATGGAAATTGCAGGGAATGGCGGCTTACTATGATTCACCAACTAATAACTCCACCAACGATACAGATGTCTTTGAACGTGTCGATATTGAAAATCCTTCAGGTCTTTACACTATTACAGTTACGCACAAAGGCACTCTGTCCGCAAATCAAAATTTCACCCTCATAGCTTCCTCAAATAATCTTTCTACATTAAATGTGAACGATATGCAAGATGTCAATGAGCAAATTCATTTTTATCCTAATCCCGCAAAAGATTTCTTATATATAAATAATAGTAACTCTGTAGAGGCTACCGTAACTATTTTAGATATGGCAGGAAGGTTAGTGTCCAAACAGACGACAAGAAATGGAAAGATATCTGTTTCCGAATTGGTTAATGGTAATTATATGTTAATTTATATTGATACTAAAGGTCGCGAAATCTCACATCGCTTCGTTAAAAGCTCATAA